A window from Piliocolobus tephrosceles isolate RC106 chromosome 11, ASM277652v3, whole genome shotgun sequence encodes these proteins:
- the SNORC gene encoding protein SNORC has translation MASCVALRMALLLVSGVLVPAVLTDDVPQEPVPTLWNEPAELPSGEGPVESTSPGREPVDTGPPAPTVAPGPEDSTAQERLDQGGGSLGPGAIAAIVIAALLATCVVLALVVVALRKFSAS, from the exons ATGGCATCCTGTGTGGCCCTGCGCATGGCGCTGCTGCTGGTCTCCGGGGTTCTGGTCCCTGCGGTGCTCACAG ATGATGTTCCACAGGAGCCCGTGCCCACGCTGTGGAACGAGCCCGCCGAGCTGCCGTCGGGAGAAGGCCCCGTGGAGAGCACCAGCCCCGGCCGGGAGCCCGTAGACACCGGTCCCCCAGCTCCCACCGTCGCGCCAGGACCCGAGGACAGCACCGCGCAGGAGCGGCTGGACCAGGGCGGCG GGTCGCTGGGGCCCGGCGCCATCGCGGCCATCGTGATCGCCGCCCTCCTGGCCACCTGCGTGGTGCTGGCGCTCGTGGTCGTCGCGCTGAGAAAGTTTTCCGCCTCCTGA